Proteins from a genomic interval of Desulfomonilaceae bacterium:
- a CDS encoding CoA ester lyase, with the protein MNLTILRSVLMTPVNVTKFVEKACLRGADAVVLDLEDSIPAHEKIHARTMLKNAISITGKGVSKLMVRVNNEPELLEDDIDAAVCERLDAIFIPKVETAAQVVKLDYMTREIEASRGLELGKIRFSIHIESPQGILLLSEIARSSSRIESMSIGVDDYCAALGVRISGDLSVLLVPMTQMIITAKAFGITPIGVLGSVAEFRNLETFETSAAKARNLGSEGSICVHPDQVPILNRVFAPTEEDVSLAQRIVNAFTEAVKDGRASTSLDGRMVDTPIYKQALSILERLHAIERYEDMKTRSSQCP; encoded by the coding sequence ATGAATTTGACAATATTGCGGTCGGTCCTTATGACACCCGTAAATGTTACGAAATTTGTTGAGAAGGCTTGCCTTCGTGGCGCTGACGCAGTGGTGCTTGACCTTGAAGATTCGATCCCAGCCCACGAAAAGATCCACGCCAGAACTATGCTCAAGAATGCTATCTCAATAACTGGAAAAGGCGTTTCCAAGCTGATGGTAAGAGTCAACAACGAGCCGGAATTGCTGGAAGATGACATCGATGCCGCCGTCTGTGAGCGCTTGGACGCCATCTTCATCCCCAAAGTTGAAACAGCGGCTCAAGTCGTCAAGTTAGACTACATGACTCGTGAAATCGAAGCCTCAAGAGGACTGGAATTGGGTAAAATCAGATTCTCCATTCATATTGAAAGCCCTCAGGGTATTTTACTCTTGTCTGAAATAGCCCGGTCCAGCTCCAGGATTGAATCGATGAGCATAGGCGTGGACGACTACTGCGCTGCCTTGGGAGTCAGAATATCGGGTGATTTGTCAGTTCTTCTGGTTCCCATGACTCAGATGATCATCACGGCAAAGGCTTTTGGGATAACCCCTATTGGCGTATTGGGTAGTGTGGCGGAGTTCAGGAACCTGGAGACCTTTGAGACTTCAGCGGCAAAAGCAAGAAATCTCGGATCTGAAGGGTCAATTTGTGTTCATCCTGATCAGGTTCCGATATTGAACCGCGTCTTTGCCCCGACTGAAGAAGATGTATCATTAGCCCAGAGGATAGTTAACGCTTTCACTGAAGCCGTCAAGGACGGAAGAGCCTCAACCAGTCTTGATGGACGCATGGTAGACACCCCTATATACAAGCAGGCTTTGAGTATCCTGGAAAGACTCCACGCGATAGAGCGGTACGAAGACATGAAGACTAGGAGCAGCCAATGTCCCTGA